The Exiguobacterium acetylicum genome includes a window with the following:
- a CDS encoding S1C family serine protease: MAGKTKALLPGLTGGIIGAVLTATVAFPILLDQEQQVADTPLSNGMPKQVSTTTSDPVTNAVATAQKSVVTVTNYQAGNSMSQQEAAAGSGSGVIYKKEDGKAYIITNHHVVDGASKLDVTLNDGKTLSAKLLGSDETYDLAVLEVDASDVPGVITIGKSADLKAGQTVLAIGNPLGEFQNSVTRGIVSSKDRTVPVDTNSDGQDDFNTTVIQTDAAINPGNSGGALINEQGQLVGINSMKIAESGVEGVGFSIPIDDALPILKQLETNGKVEHPTLGVSLQDVAAFPAGYLKDQVKLPDSQKTGVVVMSVEPNSPAAAAKLKTGDVITKINDSDIKGFVDIKTALIKSDGPLSLTIIRDGKQMTVETKTTTTDQL, encoded by the coding sequence ATGGCTGGAAAAACAAAAGCACTTTTACCTGGATTAACTGGAGGCATCATCGGCGCAGTCTTGACGGCTACGGTCGCCTTTCCGATTCTACTCGATCAAGAACAGCAAGTTGCAGATACACCGTTATCAAATGGCATGCCAAAACAAGTCTCGACGACGACAAGTGACCCTGTGACGAACGCAGTCGCTACCGCTCAAAAATCCGTCGTGACCGTGACAAACTATCAAGCAGGCAATTCGATGTCGCAACAAGAAGCGGCGGCTGGTTCAGGATCTGGTGTCATCTATAAGAAAGAAGATGGAAAAGCATACATCATTACGAACCATCACGTCGTTGATGGTGCATCAAAACTTGATGTGACGTTGAATGACGGCAAGACGCTCTCAGCAAAATTGCTCGGTAGCGATGAAACATATGACTTGGCTGTGCTTGAAGTGGACGCAAGCGACGTTCCTGGCGTCATCACGATCGGAAAATCGGCTGACTTAAAAGCAGGTCAGACCGTTCTTGCAATTGGTAACCCGCTCGGTGAATTCCAAAACTCCGTCACACGCGGAATCGTCAGTTCAAAAGACCGAACTGTCCCGGTCGATACGAATAGTGATGGACAGGACGACTTCAATACGACGGTCATCCAGACCGATGCTGCCATCAACCCCGGAAACTCGGGTGGTGCCTTGATCAATGAACAAGGACAACTCGTCGGAATCAACTCGATGAAAATTGCCGAGTCTGGTGTCGAAGGAGTTGGCTTCAGCATCCCAATCGATGATGCGTTGCCAATCCTCAAACAACTGGAGACAAACGGTAAAGTCGAACATCCGACACTTGGTGTCTCCTTGCAAGACGTCGCGGCGTTCCCTGCTGGTTATCTAAAAGATCAAGTTAAACTACCAGATAGTCAGAAAACAGGTGTCGTCGTCATGTCGGTCGAACCAAACAGTCCGGCTGCCGCAGCTAAACTGAAAACAGGTGATGTCATCACGAAAATCAATGATTCCGATATTAAAGGGTTCGTTGACATCAAAACAGCATTAATCAAATCAGATGGTCCGCTCTCACTGACGATCATCCGTGATGGGA
- a CDS encoding DoxX family protein, with the protein MLLRLVYGAGLLFAGVGHFRNEKGFVSIMPSFIPFKRFFVQVTGVIEIAYGIMLLTGKGVHLVRKTLPAFLYAVLPANVNMAVNPKPINGKRLPSWLLWTRLPLQWGLVSLAKRLK; encoded by the coding sequence ATGCTATTACGTCTAGTGTATGGAGCAGGATTATTGTTTGCGGGAGTTGGTCATTTCCGCAATGAAAAAGGGTTCGTCAGCATCATGCCGTCATTCATTCCGTTCAAGCGCTTTTTCGTCCAAGTGACGGGTGTCATCGAAATCGCTTACGGGATCATGTTGTTGACAGGAAAAGGTGTACATCTCGTTCGCAAAACACTTCCTGCCTTCTTATATGCTGTCTTACCCGCAAACGTCAACATGGCAGTCAATCCGAAGCCGATTAACGGAAAACGTCTTCCGTCTTGGTTGCTTTGGACACGGTTGCCGCTTCAGTGGGGACTTGTTTCACTTGCGAAACGCTTGAAATGA